Proteins co-encoded in one Denticeps clupeoides unplaced genomic scaffold, fDenClu1.1, whole genome shotgun sequence genomic window:
- the LOC114772466 gene encoding jun dimerization protein 2-like isoform X1, translating to MPDMMPGQIPDPPLAAASLPGLGPLAGIAVTTLTDQLKFADLLHLGTMLSPVQFLARHGKRHLDIKDEFEDDDERRKRRREKNKVAAARCRNKKKERTDYLQKESERLEVVNSELKAQIEELKVERQQLIHMLNLHRPTCIVRTDSVKTPENEANPLVESFKGE from the exons AT GCCTGACATGATGCCTGGACAAATCCCGGACCCTCCACTGGCCGCGGCGTCCCTTCCTGGTCTGGGCCCTCTGGCCGGCATCGCGGTCACAACGCTGACCGACCAGCTCAAGTTCGCGGACCTCCTCCACCTGGGCACCATGCTCTCACCCGTGCAGTTCTTGGCACGACATGGCAAGAGGCATTTGGACATCAAGGACGAG ttTGAGGATGATGACGAAAGAAGAAAGCGAAGAcgagaaaaaaacaaagtagCAGCAGCTAGATGTCGAAACAAGAAGAAGGAGAGGACCGACTATCTTCAGAAA GAGTCTGAGCGGCTAGAGGTGGTGAACTCGGAGCTGAAGGCCCAGATTGAAGAGCTGAAGGTGGAACGGCAGCAGCTCATCCACATGCTTAACCTCCACCGACCCACATGCATCGTTCGAACAGACAGCGTGAAGACCCCTGAGAACGAGGCCAATCCACTGGTCGAGAGCTTCAAGGGAGagtga
- the LOC114772466 gene encoding jun dimerization protein 2-like isoform X2: MMPGQIPDPPLAAASLPGLGPLAGIAVTTLTDQLKFADLLHLGTMLSPVQFLARHGKRHLDIKDEFEDDDERRKRRREKNKVAAARCRNKKKERTDYLQKESERLEVVNSELKAQIEELKVERQQLIHMLNLHRPTCIVRTDSVKTPENEANPLVESFKGE; this comes from the exons ATGATGCCTGGACAAATCCCGGACCCTCCACTGGCCGCGGCGTCCCTTCCTGGTCTGGGCCCTCTGGCCGGCATCGCGGTCACAACGCTGACCGACCAGCTCAAGTTCGCGGACCTCCTCCACCTGGGCACCATGCTCTCACCCGTGCAGTTCTTGGCACGACATGGCAAGAGGCATTTGGACATCAAGGACGAG ttTGAGGATGATGACGAAAGAAGAAAGCGAAGAcgagaaaaaaacaaagtagCAGCAGCTAGATGTCGAAACAAGAAGAAGGAGAGGACCGACTATCTTCAGAAA GAGTCTGAGCGGCTAGAGGTGGTGAACTCGGAGCTGAAGGCCCAGATTGAAGAGCTGAAGGTGGAACGGCAGCAGCTCATCCACATGCTTAACCTCCACCGACCCACATGCATCGTTCGAACAGACAGCGTGAAGACCCCTGAGAACGAGGCCAATCCACTGGTCGAGAGCTTCAAGGGAGagtga
- the fosab gene encoding v-fos FBJ murine osteosarcoma viral oncogene homolog Ab isoform X1, with translation MMFNSFSLDYDSSSRCSTASPAGSYSSQGSPLSQSQVGVAPDPESCGFVPTVTAVSSCPELQWMVQPVLTSRAHPYRAAAGRRDRGPQLSPEEEEKRRVRRERNKMAAAKCRNRRRELTDTLQSETDLLEDEKSALQTDIANLLKEKERLEFILAAHRPACKMPSDLDPYPEAEVKLSDLLEESLDLDTGRSVPDVDLSSCLYTQDWEPLYTPASADLEPLCTPVVPCSPAYTSSYTASHTSSFTYPEDGPFPASPTLLAL, from the exons ATGATGTTCAACTCGTTCTCCCTGGACTACGACTCCTCGTCCCGCTGCAGCACCGCGTCCCCCGCCGGGTCCTACTCCAGCCAGGGCTCCCCGCTCAGCCAGTCTCAGGTGGGTGTCGCCCCGGACCCCGAAAGTTGC GGGTTCGTCCCGACCGTCACTGCCGTGTCGTCCTGCCCCGAGCTGCAGTGGATGGTGCAGCCGGTCCTCACCAGCCGGGCCCACCCCTACAGAGCCGCAGCTGGGAGACGGGACCGGGGTCCGCAGCTGTCCCccgaggaggaagagaagagaagggtgCGCAGGGAACGGAATAAGATGGCTGCTGCGAAGTGTCGTAACAGGAGGAGAGAACTGACAGACACGCTCCAGTCT GAAACCGACTTACTGGAGGACGAGAAGTCTGCCCTTCAGACGGACATCGCCAACCTGCTGAAGGAGAAGGAGCGGCTGGAGTTCATCCTCGCAGCCCACAGGCCCGCCTGCAAAATGCCTTCAGACCTGGACCCTTACCCGGAGGCCGAGGTCAAGCTGTCCGACCTGCTGGAAGAGTCGCTGGACCTGGACACCGGCCGCTCCGTCCCCGACGTGGACCTCTCCAGCTGCCTCTACACGCAGGACTGGGAGCCGCTCTACACCCCGGCCAGCGCGGACCTGGAGCCGCTGTGCACGCCCGTGGTCCCCTGCAGCCCGGCCTACACGTCTTCCTACACGGCTTCCCACACGTCTTCCTTCACCTACCCCGAGGACGGGCCCTTCCCCGCGTCCCCCACACTCCTGGCCTTGTAG
- the fosab gene encoding v-fos FBJ murine osteosarcoma viral oncogene homolog Ab isoform X2 — MMFNSFSLDYDSSSRCSTASPAGSYSSQGSPLSQSQGFVPTVTAVSSCPELQWMVQPVLTSRAHPYRAAAGRRDRGPQLSPEEEEKRRVRRERNKMAAAKCRNRRRELTDTLQSETDLLEDEKSALQTDIANLLKEKERLEFILAAHRPACKMPSDLDPYPEAEVKLSDLLEESLDLDTGRSVPDVDLSSCLYTQDWEPLYTPASADLEPLCTPVVPCSPAYTSSYTASHTSSFTYPEDGPFPASPTLLAL; from the exons ATGATGTTCAACTCGTTCTCCCTGGACTACGACTCCTCGTCCCGCTGCAGCACCGCGTCCCCCGCCGGGTCCTACTCCAGCCAGGGCTCCCCGCTCAGCCAGTCTCAG GGGTTCGTCCCGACCGTCACTGCCGTGTCGTCCTGCCCCGAGCTGCAGTGGATGGTGCAGCCGGTCCTCACCAGCCGGGCCCACCCCTACAGAGCCGCAGCTGGGAGACGGGACCGGGGTCCGCAGCTGTCCCccgaggaggaagagaagagaagggtgCGCAGGGAACGGAATAAGATGGCTGCTGCGAAGTGTCGTAACAGGAGGAGAGAACTGACAGACACGCTCCAGTCT GAAACCGACTTACTGGAGGACGAGAAGTCTGCCCTTCAGACGGACATCGCCAACCTGCTGAAGGAGAAGGAGCGGCTGGAGTTCATCCTCGCAGCCCACAGGCCCGCCTGCAAAATGCCTTCAGACCTGGACCCTTACCCGGAGGCCGAGGTCAAGCTGTCCGACCTGCTGGAAGAGTCGCTGGACCTGGACACCGGCCGCTCCGTCCCCGACGTGGACCTCTCCAGCTGCCTCTACACGCAGGACTGGGAGCCGCTCTACACCCCGGCCAGCGCGGACCTGGAGCCGCTGTGCACGCCCGTGGTCCCCTGCAGCCCGGCCTACACGTCTTCCTACACGGCTTCCCACACGTCTTCCTTCACCTACCCCGAGGACGGGCCCTTCCCCGCGTCCCCCACACTCCTGGCCTTGTAG
- the LOC114772465 gene encoding transmembrane emp24 domain-containing protein 10-like yields MARPGLIPILLLPALVDAAAAISFLMPVNSRKCLREEIHKDVLVTGEYEVSEQQSTKSNLKITDSSNHILYSKEDATKGKFAFTTEDYDMFEVCFESKSPMGTGRVPDQLVHLDMKHGVEAKNYEEIAKVEKLKPLEVELRRLEDLSESIVNDFAYMKKREEEMRDTNESTNTRVLYFSIFSMCCLIGLATWQVFYLRRFFKAKKLIE; encoded by the exons ATGGCTCGGCCCGGCCTGATCCCGATCCTGCTCCTGCCAGCGCTGGTCGACGCGGCCGCCGCCATCTCCTTCCTGATGCCGGTGAACAGCAGGAAATGTCTGCGGGAGGAGATCCACAAAGACGTGCTGGTCACCGGCGAGTACGAAGTCAGCGAGCAGCAGAGCACCAAGTCCAACCTGAAG ATCACGGATTCCTCCAACCACATCCTCTACTCCAAAGAAGACGCCACCAAGGGAAAGTTCGCCTTCACCACCGAGGATTACGACATGTTCGAGGTTTGCTTTGAGAGCAAGTCCCCGATGG GAACCGGGAGAGTTCCCGACCAGCTGGTCCATCTCGACATGAAACACGGTGTGGAGGCGAAAAACTACGAGGAG ATCGCTAAGGTGGAGAAGCTGAAGCCCCTGGAGGTGGAGCTGCGCCGGCTGGAGGACCTGTCCGAGTCCATCGTCAACGACTTCGCGTACATgaagaagagagaggaggagatgaGGGACACCAACG AATCCACCAACACTCGCGTGCTGTACTTCAGCATCTTCTCCATGTGCTGCCTCATTGGCCTGGCCACTTGGCAGGTCTTCTATTTGCGCCGCTTTTTCAAGGCCAAGAAGCTGATTGAGTGA
- the zc3h14 gene encoding zinc finger CCCH domain-containing protein 14 isoform X1: MEIGTEISKKIRAAIKAKLQELGAYVDEELPDYIMVMVANKKSAQQMTDDLSLFLGNNTIRFTVWLHGVLEKLRAIAVEPTSLRPQLYSDASAGSSKSRVIGEDEKKCDEARVLALSERTEPRISSSTHDHHSRRASSEKNSSRLTSAVKPLMEPNPAEAIIDIKPDLDDDLIVEDHVEASVTSGGQHLVTVEAPCVRAAPGSSSRGLGRVPDRSTEGQSGYTYGRSSRAVECGSKEFSRKRKAPVASSVVRVQRRGDDSEIDEGDDDDDDEEEYELKSSGLSSRVSLPAKPERKPSLPPAKQANKNLILKAISEAQQSITKTTGYTGSYTSIPQRQTVPVAPRTRSSSEEMNSAIRLVNEHLQGLIPADSNPTRPLAEARSLCPRLQLDVPEEEDLGHQNEYELQLYEVSKLKAIDTRSFIMRKPEVEQTSSVRSRLGSTVQEELHASAPRMVQPREREALHPVSPKFIVTLDGVPSPLATQGDQDMGLDEDRSTDAPVTHKQSVHHRLQEDTGNADEETIDIDEMDRDEDTTPEKRQKVMERCKFWPVCKSGDECMYHHPIAKCKTFPSCKFGDKCLFIHPNCKYDAKCTKPECPFTHVSKSGPTHQLPQPACSQYSSICRFFPECKKMDCLFYHPKPCRFAHQCKRSGCTFYHPPSSVPPRHALKWTKPQSRYWTEKEHL; this comes from the exons ATGGAAATCGGGACTGAAATCAGCAAGAAAATTCGG GCCGCCATCAAGGCGAAGCTGCAGGAACTCGGCGCCTACGTGG ACGAGGAGCTTCCTGACTACATCATGGTCATGGTCGCCAACAAGAAAAGCGCCCAGCAGATGACTGATGATCTGTCCCTCTTCCTCGGAAACAACACCATCAGGTTTACTGTATG GTTACATGGTGTCTTGGAGAAGCTGAGAGCTATTGCTGTTG AACCAACGTCTCTGAGACCACAGCTCTACTCGGACGCGTCTGCTGGCAGCTCGAAAAGTCGAGTTATCGGTGAAGACGAGAAAAAATGTGATGAGGCGAGAGTCCTGGCGTTGTCTGAAAGGACAGAACCACGCATCTCCAGCTCCACCCATGACCACCATAGCAG AAGAGCTTCTTCAGAGAAGAATTCTTCCAGGCTGACCTCTGCAGTGAAGCCCCTGATGGAACCCAACCCTGCTGAGGCCATCATTGACATCAAGCCCGACCTCGATGACGACCTCATAGTGGAGGATCACGTCGAAGCAAGTGTCACCTCGGGCGGTCAACATCTCGTTACAGTGGAAGCACCCTGTGTGAGGGCGGCTCCAGGTTCTTCCTCTCGGGGCTTGGGTCGGGTCCCAGACAGGTCCACGGAGGGACAGTCTGGTTACACATATGGTCGCAGCTCCAGGGCTGTAGAGTGCGGCAGCAAG GAGTTTTCCAGGAAACGGAAGGCGCCTGTGGCAAGTTCTGTGGTCCGGGTTCAACGACGTGGAGATGACAGTGAAATAGATGagggagatgatgatgatgatgatgaggaagagTATGAATTGAAAAGTAGTGGACTTTCCAGTCGAGTTTCTCTTCCAGCAAAACCTGAGCGCAA ACCGTCTCTGCCTCCAGCTAAACAGGCCAACAAAAACCTGATACTGAAGGCAATTTCAGAAGCACAGCAGTCCATTACGAAGACCACAGGCTACACTGGCAGCTACACCTCCA TTCCACAACGACAGACTGTCCCAGTGGCCCCCCGCACCCGTTCTTCCAGCGAAGAGATGAACAGCGCCATTCGACTGGTCAACGAGCATCTTCAAGGTCTAATTCCCGCAGATTCTAACCCTACAAGGCCACTTG CTGAGGCGAGATCACTATGCCCCCGCCTTCAGTTAGATGTGCCTGAGGAAGAGGACCTGGGCCACCAGAATGAATACG AACTGCAGTTATATGAAGTCAGCAAATTAAAAGCTATCGATACTCGTTCCTTCATCATGAGGAAGCCAGAAGTGGAGCAGACTTCATCGGTCAGGAGCAGGCTTGGTTCTACTGTGCAAGAGGAGCTTCACGCCTCAGCTCCACGTATGGTCCAGCCCAG GGAAAGAGAAGCATTGCATCCTGTTAGTCCCAAGTTTATCGTGACTTTGGATGGTGTCCCAAGCCCTCTGGCAACACAAGGAGACCAAGACATGGGACTGGACGAGGACCGGAGCACCGATGCACCagtgacacacaaacagagtgTCCATCACAGACTCCAGGAAGACACAGGCAATGCAGATG AAGAAACGATTGACATAGACGAGATGGACAGAGATGAGGACACAACTccagagaaaagacagaaggTGATGGAGCGTTGCAAGTTCTGGCCAGTCTGTAAGAGTGGGGATGAGTGTATGTACCACCACCCGATCGCTAAGTGCAA gacctTCCCCAGTTGTAAGTTTGGTGATAAATGCCTGTTTATCCATCCCAACTGCAAGTATGATGCCAAGTGTACAAAACCTGAGTGCCCATTTACCCACGTGAGCAAGAGCGGTCCAACTCACCAGCTGCCTCAACCTG CCTGCTCACAATACAGCAGCATCTGTCGTTTCTTTCCTGAATGCAAGAAAATGGATTGTCTGTTTTACCATCCAAAA CCTTGCAGGTTTGCTCACCAGTGCAAACGATCAGGATGCACTTTTTATCACCCACCATCATCTGTGCCTCCACGGCATGCCCTCAAGTGGACAAAGCCTCAAAGCAGGTACTGGACAGAAaaggaacatttgtag
- the zc3h14 gene encoding zinc finger CCCH domain-containing protein 14 isoform X3, with translation MEIGTEISKKIRAAIKAKLQELGAYVDEELPDYIMVMVANKKSAQQMTDDLSLFLGNNTIRFTVWLHGVLEKLRAIAVEPTSLRPQLYSDASAGSSKSRVIGEDEKKCDEARVLALSERTEPRISSSTHDHHSRRASSEKNSSRLTSAVKPLMEPNPAEAIIDIKPDLDDDLIVEDHVEASVTSGGQHLVTVEAPCVRAAPGSSSRGLGRVPDRSTEGQSGYTYGRSSRAVECGSKEFSRKRKAPVASSVVRVQRRGDDSEIDEGDDDDDDEEEYELKSSGLSSRVSLPAKPERKPSLPPAKQANKNLILKAISEAQQSITKTTGYTGSYTSIPQRQTVPVAPRTRSSSEEMNSAIRLVNEHLQGLIPADSNPTRPLAEARSLCPRLQLDVPEEEDLGHQNEYELQLYEVSKLKAIDTRSFIMRKPEVEQTSSVRSRLGSTVQEELHASAPRMVQPREREALHPVSPKFIVTLDGVPSPLATQGDQDMGLDEDRSTDAPVTHKQSVHHRLQEDTGNADEETIDIDEMDRDEDTTPEKRQKVMERCKFWPVCKSGDECMYHHPIAKCKTFPSCKFGDKCLFIHPNCKYDAKCTKPECPFTHVSKSGPTHQLPQPACSQYSSICRFFPECKKMDCLFYHPKPCRFAHQCKRSGCTFYHPPSSVPPRHALKWTKPQSS, from the exons ATGGAAATCGGGACTGAAATCAGCAAGAAAATTCGG GCCGCCATCAAGGCGAAGCTGCAGGAACTCGGCGCCTACGTGG ACGAGGAGCTTCCTGACTACATCATGGTCATGGTCGCCAACAAGAAAAGCGCCCAGCAGATGACTGATGATCTGTCCCTCTTCCTCGGAAACAACACCATCAGGTTTACTGTATG GTTACATGGTGTCTTGGAGAAGCTGAGAGCTATTGCTGTTG AACCAACGTCTCTGAGACCACAGCTCTACTCGGACGCGTCTGCTGGCAGCTCGAAAAGTCGAGTTATCGGTGAAGACGAGAAAAAATGTGATGAGGCGAGAGTCCTGGCGTTGTCTGAAAGGACAGAACCACGCATCTCCAGCTCCACCCATGACCACCATAGCAG AAGAGCTTCTTCAGAGAAGAATTCTTCCAGGCTGACCTCTGCAGTGAAGCCCCTGATGGAACCCAACCCTGCTGAGGCCATCATTGACATCAAGCCCGACCTCGATGACGACCTCATAGTGGAGGATCACGTCGAAGCAAGTGTCACCTCGGGCGGTCAACATCTCGTTACAGTGGAAGCACCCTGTGTGAGGGCGGCTCCAGGTTCTTCCTCTCGGGGCTTGGGTCGGGTCCCAGACAGGTCCACGGAGGGACAGTCTGGTTACACATATGGTCGCAGCTCCAGGGCTGTAGAGTGCGGCAGCAAG GAGTTTTCCAGGAAACGGAAGGCGCCTGTGGCAAGTTCTGTGGTCCGGGTTCAACGACGTGGAGATGACAGTGAAATAGATGagggagatgatgatgatgatgatgaggaagagTATGAATTGAAAAGTAGTGGACTTTCCAGTCGAGTTTCTCTTCCAGCAAAACCTGAGCGCAA ACCGTCTCTGCCTCCAGCTAAACAGGCCAACAAAAACCTGATACTGAAGGCAATTTCAGAAGCACAGCAGTCCATTACGAAGACCACAGGCTACACTGGCAGCTACACCTCCA TTCCACAACGACAGACTGTCCCAGTGGCCCCCCGCACCCGTTCTTCCAGCGAAGAGATGAACAGCGCCATTCGACTGGTCAACGAGCATCTTCAAGGTCTAATTCCCGCAGATTCTAACCCTACAAGGCCACTTG CTGAGGCGAGATCACTATGCCCCCGCCTTCAGTTAGATGTGCCTGAGGAAGAGGACCTGGGCCACCAGAATGAATACG AACTGCAGTTATATGAAGTCAGCAAATTAAAAGCTATCGATACTCGTTCCTTCATCATGAGGAAGCCAGAAGTGGAGCAGACTTCATCGGTCAGGAGCAGGCTTGGTTCTACTGTGCAAGAGGAGCTTCACGCCTCAGCTCCACGTATGGTCCAGCCCAG GGAAAGAGAAGCATTGCATCCTGTTAGTCCCAAGTTTATCGTGACTTTGGATGGTGTCCCAAGCCCTCTGGCAACACAAGGAGACCAAGACATGGGACTGGACGAGGACCGGAGCACCGATGCACCagtgacacacaaacagagtgTCCATCACAGACTCCAGGAAGACACAGGCAATGCAGATG AAGAAACGATTGACATAGACGAGATGGACAGAGATGAGGACACAACTccagagaaaagacagaaggTGATGGAGCGTTGCAAGTTCTGGCCAGTCTGTAAGAGTGGGGATGAGTGTATGTACCACCACCCGATCGCTAAGTGCAA gacctTCCCCAGTTGTAAGTTTGGTGATAAATGCCTGTTTATCCATCCCAACTGCAAGTATGATGCCAAGTGTACAAAACCTGAGTGCCCATTTACCCACGTGAGCAAGAGCGGTCCAACTCACCAGCTGCCTCAACCTG CCTGCTCACAATACAGCAGCATCTGTCGTTTCTTTCCTGAATGCAAGAAAATGGATTGTCTGTTTTACCATCCAAAA CCTTGCAGGTTTGCTCACCAGTGCAAACGATCAGGATGCACTTTTTATCACCCACCATCATCTGTGCCTCCACGGCATGCCCTCAAGTGGACAAAGCCTCAAAGCAG TTAA
- the zc3h14 gene encoding zinc finger CCCH domain-containing protein 14 isoform X2, with the protein MEIGTEISKKIRAAIKAKLQELGAYVDEELPDYIMVMVANKKSAQQMTDDLSLFLGNNTIRFTVWLHGVLEKLRAIAVEPTSLRPQLYSDASAGSSKSRVIGEDEKKCDEARVLALSERTEPRISSSTHDHHSRASSEKNSSRLTSAVKPLMEPNPAEAIIDIKPDLDDDLIVEDHVEASVTSGGQHLVTVEAPCVRAAPGSSSRGLGRVPDRSTEGQSGYTYGRSSRAVECGSKEFSRKRKAPVASSVVRVQRRGDDSEIDEGDDDDDDEEEYELKSSGLSSRVSLPAKPERKPSLPPAKQANKNLILKAISEAQQSITKTTGYTGSYTSIPQRQTVPVAPRTRSSSEEMNSAIRLVNEHLQGLIPADSNPTRPLAEARSLCPRLQLDVPEEEDLGHQNEYELQLYEVSKLKAIDTRSFIMRKPEVEQTSSVRSRLGSTVQEELHASAPRMVQPREREALHPVSPKFIVTLDGVPSPLATQGDQDMGLDEDRSTDAPVTHKQSVHHRLQEDTGNADEETIDIDEMDRDEDTTPEKRQKVMERCKFWPVCKSGDECMYHHPIAKCKTFPSCKFGDKCLFIHPNCKYDAKCTKPECPFTHVSKSGPTHQLPQPACSQYSSICRFFPECKKMDCLFYHPKPCRFAHQCKRSGCTFYHPPSSVPPRHALKWTKPQSRYWTEKEHL; encoded by the exons ATGGAAATCGGGACTGAAATCAGCAAGAAAATTCGG GCCGCCATCAAGGCGAAGCTGCAGGAACTCGGCGCCTACGTGG ACGAGGAGCTTCCTGACTACATCATGGTCATGGTCGCCAACAAGAAAAGCGCCCAGCAGATGACTGATGATCTGTCCCTCTTCCTCGGAAACAACACCATCAGGTTTACTGTATG GTTACATGGTGTCTTGGAGAAGCTGAGAGCTATTGCTGTTG AACCAACGTCTCTGAGACCACAGCTCTACTCGGACGCGTCTGCTGGCAGCTCGAAAAGTCGAGTTATCGGTGAAGACGAGAAAAAATGTGATGAGGCGAGAGTCCTGGCGTTGTCTGAAAGGACAGAACCACGCATCTCCAGCTCCACCCATGACCACCATAGCAG AGCTTCTTCAGAGAAGAATTCTTCCAGGCTGACCTCTGCAGTGAAGCCCCTGATGGAACCCAACCCTGCTGAGGCCATCATTGACATCAAGCCCGACCTCGATGACGACCTCATAGTGGAGGATCACGTCGAAGCAAGTGTCACCTCGGGCGGTCAACATCTCGTTACAGTGGAAGCACCCTGTGTGAGGGCGGCTCCAGGTTCTTCCTCTCGGGGCTTGGGTCGGGTCCCAGACAGGTCCACGGAGGGACAGTCTGGTTACACATATGGTCGCAGCTCCAGGGCTGTAGAGTGCGGCAGCAAG GAGTTTTCCAGGAAACGGAAGGCGCCTGTGGCAAGTTCTGTGGTCCGGGTTCAACGACGTGGAGATGACAGTGAAATAGATGagggagatgatgatgatgatgatgaggaagagTATGAATTGAAAAGTAGTGGACTTTCCAGTCGAGTTTCTCTTCCAGCAAAACCTGAGCGCAA ACCGTCTCTGCCTCCAGCTAAACAGGCCAACAAAAACCTGATACTGAAGGCAATTTCAGAAGCACAGCAGTCCATTACGAAGACCACAGGCTACACTGGCAGCTACACCTCCA TTCCACAACGACAGACTGTCCCAGTGGCCCCCCGCACCCGTTCTTCCAGCGAAGAGATGAACAGCGCCATTCGACTGGTCAACGAGCATCTTCAAGGTCTAATTCCCGCAGATTCTAACCCTACAAGGCCACTTG CTGAGGCGAGATCACTATGCCCCCGCCTTCAGTTAGATGTGCCTGAGGAAGAGGACCTGGGCCACCAGAATGAATACG AACTGCAGTTATATGAAGTCAGCAAATTAAAAGCTATCGATACTCGTTCCTTCATCATGAGGAAGCCAGAAGTGGAGCAGACTTCATCGGTCAGGAGCAGGCTTGGTTCTACTGTGCAAGAGGAGCTTCACGCCTCAGCTCCACGTATGGTCCAGCCCAG GGAAAGAGAAGCATTGCATCCTGTTAGTCCCAAGTTTATCGTGACTTTGGATGGTGTCCCAAGCCCTCTGGCAACACAAGGAGACCAAGACATGGGACTGGACGAGGACCGGAGCACCGATGCACCagtgacacacaaacagagtgTCCATCACAGACTCCAGGAAGACACAGGCAATGCAGATG AAGAAACGATTGACATAGACGAGATGGACAGAGATGAGGACACAACTccagagaaaagacagaaggTGATGGAGCGTTGCAAGTTCTGGCCAGTCTGTAAGAGTGGGGATGAGTGTATGTACCACCACCCGATCGCTAAGTGCAA gacctTCCCCAGTTGTAAGTTTGGTGATAAATGCCTGTTTATCCATCCCAACTGCAAGTATGATGCCAAGTGTACAAAACCTGAGTGCCCATTTACCCACGTGAGCAAGAGCGGTCCAACTCACCAGCTGCCTCAACCTG CCTGCTCACAATACAGCAGCATCTGTCGTTTCTTTCCTGAATGCAAGAAAATGGATTGTCTGTTTTACCATCCAAAA CCTTGCAGGTTTGCTCACCAGTGCAAACGATCAGGATGCACTTTTTATCACCCACCATCATCTGTGCCTCCACGGCATGCCCTCAAGTGGACAAAGCCTCAAAGCAGGTACTGGACAGAAaaggaacatttgtag